From Mytilus edulis chromosome 9, xbMytEdul2.2, whole genome shotgun sequence, the proteins below share one genomic window:
- the LOC139490366 gene encoding substance-P receptor-like, with product MMIHCKSIPGERVIVNSSATDLLKLFDAPEIHSKPILEVTLKIIFYIIAIAGDIVGNFIVILIIICHKKIRTTTNILILNLAISDIMVAFFCMWVHLGNQISPMWPFGAFMCKFATFVQVLSVTLSVLTLTCISIERFLAIVFPLKGKMTKRGIYISISVTWISSLAIASPHLFIHELVDMQFRNRKDTICQESWPKYYTDTKCKTEEPGKKIYYTIEGVVMYFIPILVMIVAYSIIIMKLTFRKIPGNITTSSTSSHDKIRRKVIRMLLVVLLSFVICWTPQQTFLLWDVYRSRNVQIPKYVISLKYAAVYLAYFNSALNPIIYAGLNENFRKGFKEAFKCQLWGKRNQVRPVTGPVTPLTVNVSSFQNISSVITDDGLVDL from the exons ATGATGATACATTGCAAAAGTATCCCAGGAGAACGCGTTATTGTGAACAGTAGTGCAACAGATCTTCTGAAACTATTTGATGCACCTGAAATCCATTCAAAACCGATATTAGAAGTCACTCTGAAGATCATATTTTACATAATTGCAATTGCTGGTGATATTGTAGGAAACTTTATAGTCATTTTGATAATAATATGTCACAAGAAAATACGGACAACTACAAATATTCTAATTCTGAACTTAGCAATTTCTGATATTATGGTGGCGTTTTTCTGTATGTGGGTACATCTTGGAAACCAGATTTCTCCAATGTGGCCATTTGGTGCTTTTATGTGTAAATTTGCAACTTTTGTTCAAG ttcTTTCAGTTACGCTCAGTGTCTTAACCCTTACCTGCATATCAATAGAGCGGTTTTTAGCTATTGTTTTCCCGCTAAAAGGAAAGATGACAAAACGCGGAATATACATATCAATTTCAGTGACATGGATTAGTTCACTGGCGATTGCTTCGCCACATCTTTTCATTCACGAACTGGTAGATATGCAGTTCCGGAACAGGAAAGACACAATTTGTCAAGAGTCATGGCCAAAGTACTACACTGATACTAAATGTAAAACAGAAGAACCTGGGAAGAAAATTTATTATACAATTGAGGGCGTGGTCATGTATTTCATCCCCATACTTGTTATGATAGTTGCCTATAGCATAATAATTATGAAGTTAACATTTAGAAAAattcctggcaatatcacaacaAGTTCGACTtcatcacatgacaaaatcagaAGAAAA gTTATTCGAATGTTATTGGTTgttcttttatcatttgttataTGCTGGACACCTCAACAAACATTTCTCCTATGGGACGTTTACAGAAGCCGTAACGTA CAAATACCAAAATACGTCATATCCTTAAAGTATGCCGCTGTGTACCTGGCATATTTCAATAGTGCACTCAATCCTATAATATATGCAGGGCTgaatgaaaattttagaaaaggCTTCAAAGAAGCGTTTAAATGTCAACTGTGGGGGAAAAGAAATCAAGTTCGTCCAG TTACAGGTCCAGTGACGCCGTTAACTGTGAATGTTTCCAGCTTTCAGAATATCAGTTCAGTTATTACAGATGATGGTTtagttgatttataa
- the LOC139488599 gene encoding QRFP-like peptide receptor produces MDNLNSPLDFVFGNHTFDFDLGNLSLKDLFGKVKKHEMPDDEKAIKIFAYAVAMFLSFFGNLTLIVVILSTKSLRTKFNYYILNLAVADILVPLTCMWLHLVTDFNPSTWILGSFFCKINTFSQVFVVSVGIFTLLVTILDRFLASEHPSLLWLTQGHQIIVIILTWVCGAAIALPWLLYTHLVELDFLGKHEVLCQAKFPSKDSRKAYTTIFFIIGYAIPLWIMCVCIVLSMGKRKKSDIPITFLHPTLDMKRKALNMLLSVLLVFFICWTPQQCLKLWDVFRTRNAHSKLPPWIDSYVFAAYYMAYSSTCFHPLIYIGFNKCFRHAAIAMIKCKRDKFSPTTVYPGLGSEVPLENSDSEEQDSNSIELQGPSNAQQPNLNNNHRYSFSDIQLVHSCYQDQTQEVQQEE; encoded by the exons atggatAACTTGAATTCGCCTTTGGATTTTGTCTTTGGTAATCATACATTTGATTTCGACTTAGGCAATTTAAGTTTAAAGGACTTGTTTGGCAAAGTGAAGAAACATGAAATGCCAGACGATGAAAAAGCGATCAAAATATTCGCCTATGCTGttgcaatgtttttatcattCTTCGGAAACCTGACGTTGATAGTTGTAATTTTGTCTACCAAAAGCCTTCGAACAAAATTCAATTATTACATTCTCAATTTAGCTGTGGCGGACATATTAGTGCCGTTGACTTGCATGTGGCTTCATTTAGTGACCGATTTTAATCCGTCAACATGGATTCTTGGGTCTTTTTTCTGCAAAATTAACACGTTTTCACAAG TTTTCGTAGTGTCCGTTGGAATATTCACATTACTGGTTACCATTTTGGACAGATTCCTAGCTTCGGAACACCCTTCTTTATTGTGGCTCACTCAAGGGCATCAGATTATCGTTATTATACTGACATGGGTCTGTGGTGCAGCTATTGCGTTGCCATGgctattatatacacatttaGTGGAACTTGACTTTTTGGGAAAACACGAAGTGCTATGTCAAGCAAAGTTTCCTTCCAAGGATTCTCGAAAGGCATATACgacaatatttttcataattggTTATGCTATACCGTTATGGATAATGTGCGTTTGTATTGTACTTTCTATGGGGAAGCGTAAAAAGTCGGACATTCCAATAACATTTCTTCATCCAACCCTCGACATGAAGAGAAAG gCTCTGAACATGCTGTTATCTGTACTGCTAGTATTTTTTATATGCTGGACACCACAACAATGCCTTAAACTTTGGGATGTCTTTAGAACGAGGAACGCACATTCAAAG CTACCGCCATGGATAGATTCCTATGTGTTTGCTGCATATTACATGGCATATTCCAGTACATGTTTTCATCCTTTGATATACATTGGCTTCAACAAATGTTTCCGACATGCTGCTATAGCTATGATAAAATGTAAAAGGGACAAATTCAGTCCAACTACTGTGTATCCAG GTTTAGGATCAGAGGTTCCATTGGAAAACTCCGATTCAGAAGAACAAGACTCCAATAGTATAGAACTTCAAGGACCTAGTAATGCCCAGCAACCAAACCTTAATAATAACCATCGCTATTCCTTCAGTGATATACAATTAGTACATAGCTGTTACCAAGACCAAACACAAGAAGTCCAACAAGAAGAATAA